One segment of Papaver somniferum cultivar HN1 unplaced genomic scaffold, ASM357369v1 unplaced-scaffold_137, whole genome shotgun sequence DNA contains the following:
- the LOC113334857 gene encoding probable protein phosphatase 2C 47, with the protein MVAEGDIVCHHQSIQVLDVQYRCISSNSNSKPNNHNQKIEEIVEEIVEEIVEISTPSSSSSVYQQIRASVSIPTENSRREVARKTSDLKSDGSLGSSVVQFMPTIHSGSFSDIGLRRFMEDEHIMIDDLSSHFDSVFKFPMPSAFYGVFDGHGGAEAAAYMKENALRFFFENADIPQTYVSDDDDNLVEEVVNSFRRAFLLADDALADDCNVSSSSGTTAITALVLGRRLLVANAGDCRAVLSRKGIAIDMSQDHKPIHPPERRRIEQLGGYVDDGYLNGVLSVTRALGDWDMKFPRGSPSPLIAEPEFRQAILTKDDEFLIIGCDGLWDVMTSQQAVSFARRCLRRHDSPQQCARNLIKEALRLNTGDNLTVIVICFLDSREMFPSPPRQRKGRWCFSTEALFTLGCHMDANDSKN; encoded by the exons ATGGTAGCTGAAGGAGATATTGTTTGTCATCATCAAAGCATCCAAGTATTGGATGTTCAGTATCGATGTATTTCTTCTAATTCTAATTCTAAACCTAATAATCATAATCAGAAAATTGAAGAAATCGTtgaagaaattgttgaagaaatcgTTGAAATTTCCACcccttcttcatcgtcctccgtgTATCAGCAAATTCGAGCTTCTGTCTCAATTCCAACCGAAAATTCACGTCGTGAAGTG GCCCGTAAGACCTCTGATCTCAAATCAGATGGTTCCTTGGGATCGTCTGTTGTTCAATTTATGCCAACCATCCATTCTGGCAGTTTTTCTGATATTGGGCTACGGAGATTTATGGAAGATGAGCATATAATGATTGATGACCTATCATCTCATTTTGATTCAGTCTTCAAGTTTCCGATGCCGAGTGCATTTTACGGG GTGTTTGATGGCCATGGAGGTGCAGAGGCAGCAGCATATATGAAAGAAAATGCACTTAGATTCTTTTTTGAGAATGCTGATATTCCACAGACTTACGTGAGTGATGATGACGATAATTTAGTAGAAGAGGTAGTGAATTCGTTCCGGAGAGCATTTCTTTTGGCAGATGATGCTTTGGCTGACGACTGCAATGTGAGCAGTTCATCAGGAACAACAGCTATTACAGCCCTGGTCCTGGGAAG ACGTTTACTTGTGGCAAATGCTGGTGATTGTCGTGCTGTTCTGAGCCGTAAAGGGATAGCCATCGACATGTCTCAAGACCACAAGCCCATCCATCCACCAGAGCGAAGACGGATAGAGCAGCTTGGTGGGTATGTTGACGATGGGTATCTGAATGGAGTACTATCAGTAACCCGGGCTCTTGGCGATTGGGACATGAAATTCCCCAGGGGTTCCCCCTCACCTCTCATAGCAGAGCCAGAGTTCCGCCAGGCCATCCTCACAAAGGACGATGAGTTTCTCATAATTGGATGTGACGGTCTGTGGGATGTAATGACCAGCCAACAAGCAGTCAGTTTTGCACGTCGCTGTCTTAGAAGGCATGATAGTCCACAGCAGTGCGCCAGGAACCTTATTAAGGAGGCACTTAGGCTCAACACAGGGGATAACCTTACCGTGATTGTGATTTGCTTTTTGGATAGCAGGGAAATGTTTCCATCCCCACCAAGACAACGCAAGGGTAGATGGTGTTTTTCTACCGAGGCCTTGTTTACCTTAGGGTGCCACATGGATGCAAACGACAGCAAAAATTGA
- the LOC113334884 gene encoding uncharacterized protein LOC113334884 — translation MMLSSAIMASTCSTSTTTVLLHCSNFSTTTTSTLSHLTSFSTTRVLRTCSSLKQTFFRNNKLSYANGGNRNLKSIRRRKPISPIVMEWQDCTVKMDIDVPVSTAYNCYLDREAIPRWMPFISTVKVLEDKPDLSRWSLKYKAFGQDIEFSWLARNMQPIPNQKIHWRSLEGLPNRGVVRFFPKSPTSCTVELTVSYEIPQILTPVSSALKPLLENLLVRGLERFTKVAKTYT, via the exons ATGATGTTGTCTTCAGCAATCATGGCTTCTACTTGTTCAACTTCAACTACCACAGTTTTACTTCATTGCTCAAACTTCTCAACTACTACTACTTCAACACTGAGTCATTTGACTTCATTTTCAACTACCAGAGTACTAAGAACTTGTTCATCACTGAAGCAGACATTCTTCAGAAACAACAAACTTTCATATGCTAATGGGGGAAATCGAAATCTTAAAAGtatcagaagaagaaaacccatTTCTCCAATTGTCATGGAGTGGCAAGATTGCAC GGTTAAGATGGATATTGATGTTCCTGTTTCAACTGCGTATAATTGTTACTTGGATCGTGAAGCTATTCCCCGTTGGATGCCTTTCATATCAACTGTTAAG GTTTTGGAAGATAAGCCTGATTTATCAAGGTGGTCATTGAAGTATAAGGCATTTGGTCAAGATATTGAGTTTTCCTGGCTTGCTCGCAATATGCAG CCGATACCCAACCAAAAAATCCACTGGCGATCATTAGAAGGTCTACCTAACAG AGGAGTCGTacgattttttccaaaaagtcctaCGTCGTGCACCGTAGAA cTGACAGTTTCTTACGAGATTCCTCAAATTCTGACTCCAGTATCATCA GCACTAAAGCCCCTTCTTGAAAATTTGCTTGTACGTGGTTTGGAGAGGTTCACAAAGGTTGCAAAAACATACACATGA
- the LOC113334633 gene encoding protein NRT1/ PTR FAMILY 5.10-like, producing the protein MAYYGIASNLITYLTGPLHQSTAIAAFNINVWSGVVWMLPLLTAFIADSYLGRYRTILFSSLIYLLGFGLLTLSVVLPAPVKNPTDCHIDIGTDVSCVSNSFQVILFFISLYLIAIGKAGFKPCAQAFGADQFDVRKQEEYASKSSFFNWWLFGICVGSTLSRLIFIYIQENLSWILGFGFPAVSMAIALVVFLLGTRTYTFRVKVVKENPLLRIVEVYVVAVKNWRTASSSVAPPEEDWITVPSHDDRDRAHQFRFLDKVLMNNIGIDQLEDAKGVLRLVPIWITLVMYGVVSSQTLTFFTKQGHTMDRSVRGISIQIPAASLLILLSLSVVLFIPIYDWFCVPLARSLTGKPNGITMLQRMCCGLFLSMISMLVAAVVEKARLQTALDFRLIDNPKETIPMSVWWLAPQYILVGLSEVFTIVGIQEFFYDQVPDDMKSMGSSLSLCIYGVGEFFSGFLIFAIDKATKVSGHSSWFSDNLNRAHLDSFYWLLAGLSALNLVAYIYFSKSYVYKN; encoded by the exons ATGGCTTACTATGGAATTGCTTCAAACTTGATCACTTATCTAACTGGTCCACTCCATCAATCAACAGCTATAGCTGCTTTCAACATCAATGTTTGGTCTGGTGTTGTTTGGATGCTTCCTCTGCTTACCGCCTTCATCGCTGACTCTTATCTTGGCCGATATCGTACCATATTGTTCTCTTCTCTTATCTATCTTCTG GGATTTGGATTATTAACTCTATCAGTTGTGCTTCCTGCACCTGTGAAAAATCCGACAGATTGCCATATTGACATAGGAACCGATGTCTCCTGTGTTTCTAATTCTTTCCAAGTCATCctctttttcatttctttgtacCTCATAGCAATTGGGAAGGCTGGATTTAAGCCATGTGCACAAGCATTTGGAGCTGACCAGTTTGATGTACGTAAACAGGAAGAATACGCATCCAAAAGCTCGTTTTTCAATTGGTGGCTTTTCGGGATATGTGTTGGCAGTACTCTTTCTCGTTTGATCTTTATATATATTCAAGAAAACTTGAGTTGGATTCTGGGTTTCGGATTTCCTGCCGTTTCTATGGCCATAGCACTCGTTGTTTTCTTGCTTGGAACCAGAACTTATACTTTTCGTGTTAAAGTGGTTAAAGAAAACCCGTTATTAAGAATAGTTGAAGTCTATGTAGTTGCCGTAAAGAACTGGAGAACTGCCTCATCCTCAGTTGCTCCTCCAGAGGAGGACTGGATCACAGTGCCTAGTCATGATGACCGTGATCGAGCTCATCAGTTCAG GTTCTTGGACAAAGTGTTGATGAATAATATAGGCATCGATCAACTTGAAGATGCCAAAGGGGTGCTACGTTTAGTACCAATATGGATTACACTTGTGATGTATGGAGTTGTGTCTTCTCAAACCCTGACATTCTTCACCAAGCAAGGGCACACCATGGACAGATCAGTGAGGGGGATAAGCATCCAGATACCAGCTGCATCACTTTTAATCCTCCTATCCTTATCTGTCGTACTTTTTATTCCCATTTACGATTGGTTTTGTGTTCCTTTAGCTCGATCGTTGACTGGCAAACCTAATGGCATAACGATGCTTCAGAGAATGTGTTGCGGCTTGTTTCTATCTATGATATCCATGTTGGTAGCTGCTGTGGTTGAAAAAGCAAGACTTCAAACTGCTCTTGATTTCCGATTAATCGACAATCCTAAAGAAACAATTCCTATGAGCGTATGGTGGTTGGCTCCTCAATACATATTGGTCGGTCTTTCCGAGGTTTTCACCATAGTTGGTATACAAGAATTCTTTTATGATCAAGTACCCGATGATATGAAGAGTATGGGTAGTTCCCTTAGCCTTTGCATATATGGTGTTGGGGAATTTTTCAGTGGGTTTCTCATCTTTGCTATTGACAAGGCAACTAAAGTTAGCGGTCACTCTAGTTGGTTTTCTGACAACCTTAATCGTGCACATCTTGATTCTTTCTACTGGCTTCTTGCTGGACTTAGTGCACTGAACTTAGTGGCTtacatatatttttcaaaatcttATGTATATAAGAACTGA